A window of the Mesotoga prima MesG1.Ag.4.2 genome harbors these coding sequences:
- the ggt gene encoding gamma-glutamyltransferase yields MKKILFVLTIIVTAGTLMASNPINLYGRDAEGRNGVVAAAKPEASQVGVAILEMGGNAVDAAIATAFALGVLEPNASGIGGGGFMIIRLADMDDAVVIDFRETAPGATSPSFFNLDENNRPINYESTVGGKAIGVPGEVAGLLYALEHYGTLSREQVIKPAIDWAKKGIPVTTNLFSIINDNYEKIMMMENGADIYLKYGGIPYEIGETIVLNDLANTLELIAEKGKDAFYTGEIAEKIVAEVQKRGGVMTLEDLSNYEVKIRKPVCGSYRDYTILSVPPASSGGTHVIELLNIMENFDLESLGDNTAETLHIWSEAMKLVFADRAKYMADTDFAEVPLEGLTSKDYAKLLADKIDMNRPIESVEAGDPWQFESGSTTHLSVMDKEGNMVAITKSINYFFGSGVVVPGTGILLNNHMDDFVKTPGSVNSVEPGKRPLSSMSPTLVLDPEGRPYMTIGAPGATRIITTVAQTISNIIDHGMTVQQAILAPRVFRSQSGPFYIEGRISINAYNKLIQMGHEISIRNDYDPYFGGVHAVLFNRDIGILFGGADPRRDGQAVAF; encoded by the coding sequence ATGAAGAAAATTCTGTTTGTACTTACCATCATAGTAACTGCCGGAACTCTCATGGCTTCGAATCCAATCAACCTTTATGGAAGAGATGCAGAGGGCAGAAACGGAGTTGTGGCGGCAGCAAAGCCTGAGGCTTCACAGGTGGGCGTTGCAATTCTAGAAATGGGTGGGAATGCGGTTGATGCAGCGATCGCCACTGCATTTGCGCTGGGTGTACTTGAACCTAACGCATCAGGAATAGGGGGCGGCGGATTCATGATCATCAGGTTGGCTGACATGGATGATGCTGTCGTCATAGACTTCAGAGAAACTGCACCAGGAGCGACGAGTCCTTCATTCTTCAATCTCGACGAGAACAATCGTCCCATCAACTATGAAAGTACTGTTGGTGGAAAAGCCATAGGAGTACCCGGTGAAGTAGCCGGGCTTCTATATGCGCTTGAGCACTATGGAACACTCTCCCGCGAGCAAGTTATAAAACCGGCTATAGACTGGGCGAAGAAGGGAATTCCGGTGACAACCAACTTGTTCTCGATTATCAATGACAACTACGAAAAGATAATGATGATGGAAAACGGTGCCGATATCTACCTTAAGTATGGCGGCATACCCTATGAAATAGGTGAGACTATTGTTCTGAATGATTTGGCCAACACTCTCGAGCTAATCGCAGAGAAAGGAAAAGATGCATTCTACACCGGCGAAATTGCCGAAAAGATCGTCGCCGAGGTTCAAAAACGTGGCGGAGTCATGACTCTAGAAGACCTTTCAAATTACGAAGTGAAGATCCGGAAACCAGTTTGCGGAAGTTATCGCGACTATACAATTCTTTCGGTGCCTCCCGCCAGTTCGGGTGGAACTCACGTTATTGAACTGCTAAACATTATGGAGAACTTCGATCTTGAATCACTCGGAGACAATACCGCTGAGACTCTGCACATTTGGTCTGAAGCAATGAAGCTGGTATTTGCCGACAGGGCTAAATACATGGCCGATACCGACTTTGCAGAAGTACCCCTTGAGGGCCTAACTTCAAAAGATTATGCGAAACTCCTGGCCGACAAGATTGATATGAACAGACCAATCGAATCGGTGGAGGCCGGAGACCCCTGGCAGTTTGAGAGCGGCAGCACCACGCATCTTTCCGTAATGGACAAAGAAGGAAACATGGTTGCAATAACCAAATCGATTAACTACTTCTTCGGGTCAGGTGTCGTTGTTCCTGGAACCGGCATTCTGCTAAACAATCACATGGACGATTTCGTTAAAACCCCAGGTTCCGTCAATTCAGTTGAACCAGGCAAACGACCTCTCAGCAGCATGAGCCCCACTCTGGTTTTGGACCCTGAGGGAAGACCATATATGACGATTGGCGCTCCGGGTGCCACAAGAATTATTACCACTGTGGCCCAGACAATTAGCAATATCATTGATCACGGGATGACTGTTCAACAAGCGATTCTGGCCCCTAGAGTCTTCAGATCTCAGTCTGGGCCATTTTACATAGAAGGCCGCATCTCAATAAATGCTTACAACAAACTGATCCAAATGGGTCATGAGATATCAATAAGGAATGATTATGATCCTTATTTTGGAGGGGTTCATGCAGTGCTTTTCAACAGAGATATAGGCATTCTTTTTGGCGGAGCCGATCCCAGAAGAGATGGACAGGCTGTTGCGTTCTGA
- the nadE gene encoding NAD(+) synthase, whose translation MDEIIGFIRDSIMKYGYKGAVIGISGGIDSAVVGKLAVEALGKEKIFGLLMPERDSSRDTIRDSKLVAKFLGIDFKVKNISSALRAIGTYKLQPPAFLIPQTIKEKYVKHKWEELSSDPFLDDLCNEGNDEFRRGLAYYRSKHRVRMISLYLEAEKRGYAVLGTTNKTELLCGLYVKWGDDSSDIEPIRHLFKTEVIELAGQLQIPSRIIEKPPSPDLIPGVTDENVFGVTIDDLDKSLRRIEGGEVLDPHDTKSMRVLRILESARYRELRNLAISRNH comes from the coding sequence ATGGATGAGATTATTGGTTTCATAAGAGATTCTATTATGAAATATGGTTATAAGGGAGCTGTGATAGGTATTAGCGGAGGAATCGATTCTGCCGTTGTTGGAAAACTCGCCGTCGAAGCTCTTGGAAAGGAGAAGATATTCGGACTACTCATGCCAGAGCGCGACTCTTCAAGAGATACGATTAGGGATTCGAAGCTCGTCGCGAAGTTTCTTGGGATAGACTTCAAAGTCAAAAACATAAGCTCTGCTCTTAGAGCAATTGGTACCTATAAGCTTCAGCCTCCCGCATTCTTAATCCCTCAGACAATTAAGGAGAAGTATGTTAAACACAAGTGGGAGGAGCTGTCTTCTGACCCATTTCTTGACGATCTTTGTAATGAAGGAAACGATGAATTCAGAAGGGGACTGGCCTATTATAGATCGAAGCACAGAGTAAGGATGATCTCCCTTTACCTTGAAGCTGAAAAACGAGGATACGCGGTGCTGGGAACCACCAACAAGACCGAGCTGTTATGTGGGCTTTATGTGAAATGGGGAGACGATTCAAGCGATATTGAGCCAATAAGGCATTTGTTTAAAACCGAAGTAATCGAACTAGCAGGGCAATTGCAAATTCCAAGCAGGATAATAGAAAAACCTCCAAGTCCAGATCTCATACCTGGTGTTACTGACGAAAATGTTTTTGGAGTGACGATTGACGATCTGGACAAATCTCTTCGGCGTATTGAAGGAGGAGAAGTTCTAGACCCCCATGATACGAAATCCATGAGGGTCCTGAGAATACTTGAATCAGCCAGGTATCGAGAACTAAGAAATCTAGCTATTTCTAGGAATCACTAA